From Aliamphritea hakodatensis:
TACATAACGAAGAATTTCCGGTAGAGATGATCACCGACCTGGGTTACCACGTTGAATTCCATGGCCAGAAAGGCCATTACGGTGTTTGCCTGATTTCCAAACAGCCACCGGTCAGCATTCAGATGGGCTTTGCCACCGATGATGAAGACGCTCAGCGCCGTATGATTATTGGCGAATACAACATCGACGGCGAAACCGTTACCGTCCTTAACGGCTACTTCCCGCAGGGCGAAAATATTGCCCACGAGACCAAATACCCGGCCAAGCGTAAATTTTATGCCGACCTGCAGATCCACCTGAATGAACACTGCTCCCCGGACGCCAATGTCTGCGTCATGGGTGACCTGAATATTTCCAGTGAAGATATCGATATCGGCATCGGCGAGCCAAATCGCAAACGCTGGCTGAAAACAGGTAAAGCCAGTTTCCAGCCTGAAGAACGGGAATGGCTGGCCACCCTGCTGGGCTGGGGCTTGCAGGACACCTTCCGTAAACTCCATCCGACCGAAGATGCCCTGTTCAGCTGGTTCGATTACCGCAGCCGTGGCTTCGAGGCAGAACCGAAACGCGGCCTGCG
This genomic window contains:
- the xthA gene encoding exodeoxyribonuclease III, whose amino-acid sequence is MKLISFNINGLRARPHQIKALIDKHQPDVIGIQEIKVHNEEFPVEMITDLGYHVEFHGQKGHYGVCLISKQPPVSIQMGFATDDEDAQRRMIIGEYNIDGETVTVLNGYFPQGENIAHETKYPAKRKFYADLQIHLNEHCSPDANVCVMGDLNISSEDIDIGIGEPNRKRWLKTGKASFQPEEREWLATLLGWGLQDTFRKLHPTEDALFSWFDYRSRGFEAEPKRGLRIDAVLVTKPLYERCTDANIDYDIRGMEKPSDHAPIWAEFS